From Oceanococcus atlanticus, a single genomic window includes:
- a CDS encoding type I polyketide synthase, which translates to MSADIAIIGMSGVYAGARDVPSFWNNIVNKVDAISEADEEWTGPYLDPASKANDRIYTNRGGFLKDLATFNPAEFGIMPNAIDGGEPDQYLALRLARDALADAGYMERDFDREKAGVVLGRGTYVNRGYTTLMQHGLVIDQTLDLLRQLRPDLGPQELAQLRSQLKDSAPPFTTEMAPGLVPNVVSGLICNRLNLMGPNYIIDAACASTLIATDVAMRDLAEGRADMMVTGGIQAHTPPQIYMIFCQLGALSRGALRPFDANAGGTLLGEGAGLVVLKRLADAERDGDKIYAVIRGYGASSDGRAKGLLAPRKEGEVLAIKRAYADAQIDPSTLGLVEAHGTGIALGDKTEIESLTEIFGRRSRLSPSIAIGSVKSMISHCIPAAGSASIIKTALALHHKVLPPTLCDEVNPALEIEKTPFYVNTETRPWIHTSAAPRRAGINSFGFGGVNAHLVLEEYRPADAVRFAAPMPKAQAPANVAQPALAGGTELLCFAAPSHAELLDQVTRAKASLDTLTPAQLAAQHSAAQGEHRLALVCSDKADLVKKLDTAVEKLAASDKPFKTRSGVHYGHGQPAGKVAVLFPGEGAQYPGMLSELAVAFPQVREWFDFLDTTVSAREYQPSEAVFPAPNSLSEDARRELEHKLFDMDLASESVFASSQGLWALMRACELKPDVLVGHSTGENTALVAAGAIAASTPQTLAGIAQGLNAIYRQLESESAIKTGSLLTVGGLAAESRDAVLAEFGDALVVAMDNCPNQAVVFGAPEVVAKAHSKLSAAGAICAELPFGRAYHTAGFEPVSKAFRTFYQDLPIAAPQIPVVSCASMQAFPDEPDAIRDLACSQWARPVRFRETVQSLYDDGFRVFLEVGPSANLTAFVGDILKGKRDVLALASNSRRQGAMKALHATLAALFAAGVPLKLSALYADRADARAPQPVKPGARPLSLAMPLISFKDVPPLPAPKVAADAPPQASTAAPVSAPQAAPPSDPRQQALQSHFALMQEFLASQQRVLAGAPQGAALAPSAPAVSAPAAPLITRVLNQDSASLQAQVDISGARDLYLQDHCIGAAPSRLQALRPLSVVPFTFSMEMAAEAAGLLAPAGWVCKALNNVRGHRWLALDHGSLSLKLTATCQHDDARLKRYAVRLLMAQQGKPDLPVFEAEVEYAAGFASAPQALEWQSEAAHAPRRNPPAELYQHGMFHGPRLQGVKALKRWGSRSVEAELEVLPTADYFADDAQPRFRIDPALLDAAGQLAGYWLTEKYDGGFNCFPFQIERYEQFAAMPAQGARVLCRGDIVEHDAPTFAAQWDLIDAQGGVIARASGWTDRKFELPQRYYRYRLDPLSNYLSAALPADDLPAGFVLRKMDYFADNLMGEAWGVWMRVLAHMLLDEVERNTFYQLPDKGPRREEWLMGRVAAKEAARLWIQREYQIDLANADIRIDNDAHGRPRVQCAALEGRVAPSISISHSGATAVAVAGDAQLGLGVDLQHADAVNSADVERGGLTDGERRLLENTSGAERGQRVVALWAAKEAVAKALGHGLKGRPQAFMVTQAVFSPRDGRPALAQVHYQGNDYSVQWLKADTGGALALASVFSMSQASSDAAIRSTGGVL; encoded by the coding sequence ATGAGTGCGGATATTGCAATTATCGGGATGTCCGGCGTCTACGCCGGCGCCCGCGATGTGCCTAGCTTCTGGAACAACATCGTCAACAAAGTCGATGCCATCAGCGAGGCCGATGAAGAGTGGACCGGGCCGTATCTTGATCCGGCGAGCAAGGCCAACGATCGCATCTACACCAACCGTGGCGGCTTTCTCAAGGATTTAGCCACCTTCAATCCGGCCGAATTCGGCATCATGCCCAACGCCATTGATGGCGGCGAGCCGGATCAGTATCTGGCGCTGCGTCTGGCCCGCGATGCGCTGGCCGACGCCGGTTACATGGAGCGTGATTTCGATCGCGAGAAAGCCGGCGTGGTGCTGGGCCGTGGCACCTATGTGAACCGGGGTTACACCACCTTGATGCAGCATGGCCTGGTCATCGACCAGACCCTTGATCTGCTGCGTCAGCTGCGTCCCGATCTGGGGCCGCAGGAGCTGGCCCAGTTGCGCAGCCAGTTGAAAGACAGCGCGCCGCCGTTCACCACCGAGATGGCACCGGGGCTGGTGCCCAACGTGGTCAGCGGACTGATCTGCAATCGCCTCAACCTGATGGGGCCGAACTACATCATCGATGCGGCCTGCGCCTCGACCCTGATTGCCACGGATGTGGCCATGCGCGATCTCGCCGAAGGGCGCGCCGACATGATGGTGACGGGCGGAATTCAGGCGCACACGCCGCCCCAGATCTACATGATCTTCTGTCAGCTGGGTGCGCTGTCACGCGGCGCACTGCGTCCGTTCGACGCCAATGCCGGAGGGACCTTGCTGGGCGAGGGCGCCGGGCTGGTGGTGCTCAAGCGACTGGCCGACGCCGAGCGCGACGGCGACAAAATTTACGCCGTGATCCGCGGTTACGGGGCGTCCAGCGATGGCCGCGCCAAAGGTCTGCTGGCGCCGCGCAAGGAAGGCGAGGTGCTGGCGATCAAGCGCGCCTATGCCGATGCGCAGATCGATCCGAGCACGCTGGGGCTGGTCGAAGCACACGGCACCGGCATTGCGCTGGGTGACAAGACCGAAATCGAGTCGCTGACCGAGATTTTTGGCCGGCGCTCGCGCCTGTCGCCTTCGATTGCAATCGGCTCGGTCAAATCGATGATTTCACACTGCATACCGGCTGCGGGCAGTGCCTCGATCATCAAGACAGCGCTGGCCCTGCATCACAAGGTGCTGCCACCGACGCTGTGTGATGAGGTCAATCCGGCGCTGGAAATCGAGAAGACCCCGTTTTACGTCAATACCGAGACCCGTCCGTGGATTCACACCAGTGCCGCGCCGCGCCGCGCTGGTATCAACTCATTCGGTTTTGGCGGGGTCAATGCGCACCTGGTGCTGGAGGAGTACCGTCCGGCTGATGCGGTGCGCTTTGCCGCGCCGATGCCGAAGGCCCAGGCCCCGGCCAATGTGGCGCAGCCGGCACTGGCCGGTGGCACCGAGCTGCTGTGTTTCGCAGCGCCCAGCCACGCCGAGTTGCTTGATCAGGTGACGCGCGCCAAAGCCAGTTTGGACACCCTGACGCCAGCGCAACTGGCGGCGCAGCATAGCGCCGCGCAGGGCGAACATCGGCTGGCTTTGGTGTGCAGCGACAAGGCTGATCTGGTCAAGAAACTCGACACCGCAGTGGAAAAACTGGCGGCCTCGGACAAGCCCTTCAAGACCCGCTCCGGTGTCCACTATGGCCACGGCCAGCCGGCCGGCAAGGTTGCCGTGCTGTTTCCGGGCGAAGGCGCCCAGTATCCGGGCATGTTGTCGGAACTGGCCGTGGCCTTCCCGCAGGTGCGTGAGTGGTTCGATTTTCTCGACACCACGGTCAGCGCACGTGAATATCAGCCATCGGAGGCGGTGTTTCCCGCGCCCAACAGCCTGAGCGAGGACGCGCGTCGCGAACTCGAACACAAGTTGTTCGACATGGATCTGGCCTCCGAATCGGTGTTTGCCTCCAGTCAGGGCTTGTGGGCGCTGATGCGCGCCTGCGAACTCAAGCCTGACGTTTTGGTCGGGCATTCCACCGGCGAGAACACCGCACTGGTTGCCGCAGGCGCCATTGCCGCTTCGACACCGCAGACTCTGGCCGGGATTGCCCAGGGCCTGAATGCGATCTACCGCCAACTGGAATCCGAATCGGCGATCAAGACCGGCAGTCTGCTCACCGTGGGCGGGCTGGCGGCAGAGTCACGTGATGCGGTGCTGGCCGAGTTCGGTGATGCGCTGGTCGTGGCGATGGACAACTGCCCCAATCAGGCAGTGGTGTTCGGGGCGCCGGAGGTGGTTGCCAAGGCCCACAGCAAGCTCAGTGCAGCGGGTGCGATTTGCGCCGAACTGCCGTTCGGACGGGCCTATCACACGGCCGGTTTTGAGCCGGTGTCGAAAGCCTTTCGTACGTTCTACCAGGACCTGCCGATTGCCGCGCCACAGATTCCGGTGGTCAGCTGCGCCTCGATGCAGGCCTTTCCCGACGAGCCGGATGCTATCCGTGATCTGGCCTGCAGTCAGTGGGCCCGCCCGGTGCGTTTCCGCGAAACGGTGCAAAGCCTCTACGACGATGGCTTCCGGGTGTTTCTTGAGGTGGGGCCCAGCGCCAATCTCACCGCTTTTGTCGGCGACATACTCAAGGGCAAGCGCGATGTTCTGGCGCTGGCCAGCAATTCGCGTCGGCAGGGTGCGATGAAGGCGCTGCACGCGACCCTGGCTGCGCTGTTCGCAGCCGGCGTGCCGCTCAAGCTTTCGGCCCTCTATGCCGATCGCGCGGATGCGCGGGCGCCGCAGCCGGTCAAGCCGGGTGCTCGCCCGCTGAGCCTGGCCATGCCGCTGATTTCGTTCAAGGATGTGCCGCCGCTGCCAGCTCCCAAGGTGGCTGCGGATGCGCCGCCGCAAGCATCGACAGCGGCGCCGGTATCGGCACCTCAGGCGGCGCCGCCGAGTGACCCGCGCCAGCAGGCTTTGCAGTCGCACTTCGCGCTGATGCAGGAGTTTCTCGCCAGCCAGCAACGCGTGCTGGCCGGTGCGCCGCAGGGTGCTGCGTTGGCGCCATCGGCACCCGCAGTCAGCGCGCCCGCTGCGCCTTTGATCACCCGGGTGCTGAACCAGGACAGCGCCAGCTTGCAGGCCCAGGTGGATATTTCCGGGGCACGTGATCTGTATCTGCAGGACCATTGCATCGGCGCTGCGCCGTCGCGCTTGCAGGCCTTGCGCCCGCTGTCGGTGGTGCCGTTTACCTTCAGCATGGAAATGGCCGCTGAGGCCGCCGGGTTGCTCGCGCCCGCAGGCTGGGTGTGCAAGGCCCTGAACAACGTCCGCGGGCATCGCTGGCTGGCGCTGGATCACGGCAGTCTTTCGCTCAAACTGACGGCGACTTGCCAGCACGACGACGCCCGCCTCAAGCGCTATGCCGTGCGTCTGCTGATGGCGCAGCAGGGCAAGCCTGATTTGCCGGTGTTTGAAGCCGAAGTGGAATACGCGGCCGGGTTTGCCAGTGCGCCTCAAGCGCTGGAGTGGCAGTCCGAGGCCGCGCATGCGCCGCGCCGCAATCCACCGGCGGAGCTGTACCAGCACGGCATGTTCCATGGCCCGCGTCTGCAAGGCGTGAAAGCGCTGAAACGCTGGGGCAGTCGTTCGGTCGAGGCCGAGCTTGAGGTGCTGCCGACCGCCGACTATTTCGCCGATGACGCCCAGCCGCGTTTTCGCATCGACCCGGCGCTGCTGGACGCGGCCGGGCAGCTGGCCGGCTACTGGCTGACCGAGAAGTACGATGGCGGTTTCAACTGTTTTCCCTTCCAGATCGAGCGTTACGAGCAGTTCGCAGCCATGCCGGCACAGGGTGCGCGGGTGCTGTGTCGTGGCGACATCGTCGAACACGACGCCCCGACCTTCGCCGCGCAGTGGGATCTGATCGATGCGCAGGGCGGTGTCATCGCCCGCGCCAGCGGCTGGACCGATCGCAAGTTCGAGCTGCCGCAGCGCTACTACCGTTACCGTCTTGATCCCCTCAGCAATTATCTGAGCGCCGCGCTGCCCGCCGACGACCTGCCGGCCGGGTTTGTGCTGCGCAAGATGGACTACTTTGCCGACAACCTGATGGGTGAAGCCTGGGGCGTGTGGATGCGTGTGCTGGCGCACATGCTGCTTGATGAGGTCGAGCGCAACACCTTCTATCAGCTGCCGGACAAAGGGCCGCGGCGTGAGGAATGGTTGATGGGACGGGTTGCGGCCAAGGAAGCGGCACGGCTGTGGATACAGCGTGAGTACCAGATCGACCTGGCCAATGCCGATATCCGCATCGATAACGATGCTCATGGCCGTCCGCGGGTGCAGTGTGCCGCCCTGGAAGGGCGTGTGGCGCCGTCGATCTCGATCAGCCACAGCGGTGCAACCGCCGTGGCGGTTGCGGGCGATGCGCAGCTCGGACTGGGTGTGGATCTGCAGCACGCCGATGCAGTCAACAGCGCCGATGTTGAACGTGGCGGTCTGACCGACGGCGAACGCCGCCTGCTGGAAAACACCAGTGGCGCTGAACGTGGGCAACGTGTGGTGGCCCTGTGGGCGGCCAAAGAAGCGGTGGCCAAGGCTCTGGGGCACGGGCTCAAGGGGCGGCCACAGGCCTTCATGGTGACCCAGGCCGTGTTCAGTCCGCGTGATGGTCGGCCGGCCCTGGCGCAGGTCCATTACCAGGGCAACGATTACAGCGTGCAGTGGCTCAAAGCCGATACCGGCGGTGCGCTGGCGCTGGCCAGTGTGTTCAGTATGTCGCAGGCATCATCCGATGCGGCGATCCGCAGTACCGGAGGCGTGCTCTGA
- a CDS encoding extracellular catalytic domain type 1 short-chain-length polyhydroxyalkanoate depolymerase, which yields MRFKLASLTLAAVLAACAMNAPPAKAQACDGQAKPGMHEAEMDFGMLDRSYKVYVPKNWDEKTRRPLVLGLHGGFGTGQIFNEQTRAAEQADKYNMLLVLPDGRLKSWNAGTCCGAAAKFGVRDVDFIEALVEAVSAQYCVDKSKVFATGFSNGAMLSHRVACEKPGLLKAIAPVSGGIMSECKNGSAVSALLIQGRDDPRIFWNGGTFDDTYRPSMREVVSALARRNGCAEQEKAVSKSATGVECRQRTGCDGHPITYCGVDKVGHQWPGGKSYWVDELGPNTRAFDATAEIFKFFADQAR from the coding sequence GTGAGGTTCAAGCTTGCAAGTCTGACGCTGGCCGCAGTGCTTGCGGCGTGCGCCATGAATGCGCCGCCGGCCAAGGCCCAGGCCTGTGATGGTCAGGCCAAACCGGGTATGCATGAGGCCGAGATGGATTTCGGCATGCTGGATCGCAGCTACAAGGTTTATGTGCCCAAGAACTGGGACGAGAAAACCCGGCGGCCGCTGGTGCTGGGTTTGCATGGTGGCTTTGGCACCGGGCAGATTTTCAACGAACAGACCCGAGCTGCGGAGCAGGCCGACAAGTACAACATGCTGCTGGTGCTGCCGGATGGGCGCCTGAAGTCGTGGAATGCCGGAACCTGTTGCGGCGCCGCGGCCAAGTTCGGTGTGCGTGACGTGGATTTCATCGAGGCCCTGGTCGAGGCGGTCAGCGCCCAATATTGTGTGGACAAGAGCAAGGTGTTCGCCACCGGCTTCTCCAATGGCGCGATGCTCAGTCACCGCGTGGCCTGCGAGAAGCCCGGCCTGCTCAAGGCCATTGCACCGGTCTCGGGCGGCATCATGAGCGAATGCAAAAATGGCTCGGCGGTTTCAGCCTTGTTGATCCAGGGGCGCGATGACCCGCGCATCTTCTGGAATGGCGGTACCTTTGACGACACTTATCGTCCGTCCATGCGTGAGGTGGTCAGCGCCCTGGCTCGCCGCAACGGTTGTGCCGAACAGGAAAAGGCCGTCAGCAAATCCGCAACTGGGGTAGAGTGTCGCCAACGCACCGGTTGTGACGGTCATCCGATCACGTATTGCGGGGTGGACAAGGTCGGGCACCAGTGGCCTGGTGGCAAGTCCTACTGGGTCGACGAACTCGGCCCCAATACCCGCGCCTTTGACGCCACAGCCGAGATTTTCAAGTTTTTTGCCGATCAGGCGCGCTGA
- a CDS encoding alpha/beta fold hydrolase: MSYAQCNGCRIAYQQFGEGPDLIMIHGLATNRAFWFADLAQRLKAHYRVTLYDLRGHGYSERTEGGYGAQDMAIDLLELLDQLSIEQADVVGHSYGGGVGLELAVLAPQRVRSLALLDTKINRLQPEQRLADSDYLSAVEQDVLVTDGRDWSHEKHVGLKYLEVMARLRLDGYESSTRDQYTPFGAGRGGLRTAKQYVTLLDETRAGREFCLQGACSEELAALRVPLLLMYGEFSRCLPSGRAMLGLHDDARFCIVPQAGHFFPASHPNVVMRELGGFLGLERTGRAFAPSELLRNVS; encoded by the coding sequence ATGTCATACGCGCAATGCAACGGATGCCGGATTGCTTATCAGCAGTTCGGTGAAGGTCCGGACCTGATCATGATCCACGGGCTGGCCACCAACCGCGCGTTCTGGTTCGCCGATCTGGCGCAGCGACTCAAGGCGCACTATCGGGTGACCCTGTACGACCTGCGCGGCCATGGCTACAGCGAGCGCACCGAGGGCGGTTACGGGGCCCAGGATATGGCCATCGACCTGCTTGAGTTGCTCGATCAGTTGTCGATCGAACAGGCCGATGTGGTGGGGCACAGCTACGGCGGTGGTGTCGGGCTGGAATTGGCCGTGCTGGCGCCGCAGCGGGTCCGCTCGCTGGCCTTGCTGGACACCAAGATCAATCGCCTGCAGCCGGAACAGCGGCTGGCGGATTCTGACTACCTGTCGGCTGTCGAGCAGGACGTGCTGGTCACCGATGGTCGCGATTGGAGTCACGAAAAGCACGTTGGTCTGAAATACCTTGAGGTGATGGCCCGCCTGCGTCTGGACGGTTACGAGTCCAGCACGCGTGATCAGTACACGCCTTTCGGGGCCGGGCGTGGTGGCCTGCGCACGGCCAAGCAGTATGTGACCCTGCTGGATGAGACCCGGGCCGGACGCGAGTTCTGTCTGCAGGGGGCGTGCAGTGAGGAGCTGGCTGCGCTGCGTGTGCCGCTGTTGCTGATGTACGGCGAGTTTTCGCGCTGTCTGCCCAGCGGTCGGGCCATGCTCGGTCTGCACGACGATGCGCGCTTTTGCATCGTGCCGCAGGCCGGACACTTCTTCCCGGCCAGCCACCCCAATGTGGTGATGCGTGAGCTGGGTGGCTTTCTGGGGCTGGAGCGTACGGGGCGCGCTTTCGCACCCTCCGAGCTGCTGAGGAACGTATCGTGA
- a CDS encoding TolC family outer membrane protein encodes MSAKRVAAVVALLLPGLADAGLLADLYAEALRTEPGYQAALSDRDAALQGVPLLRASILPQLSLDGYYSHIIDDTQRTRFPGYEPQELDADIWQLGLRLTQPVFDWAVFARLRQIDATAAVAELTLREARQQLMLTLSRRYFGWLGALDDLRLATEQKQAIAEQRKETAVRVETGYATEADLQQLIAAYDSAVADELTAAARLRSAREAVLEVSGVAPRFPQPLAQDLQTLPPQPAQPEQWVERALANNLGLRLAELDLERAREDYQAQRGEHMPSLALEVEHRWQDTAELQLGREAETSSALLRLHVPLFSGGGTSAKVRASSLGLDAAQSRLQAQRRSVVRATRDAYDGVVTGIQRLRASEQSVASSQAALEAIAGGWESGIRTSAELVDARKNVFQAQRNAAAARYAFLLNVLALQEVVGSLQDQDLLALDQRLLSAE; translated from the coding sequence ATGAGTGCAAAACGTGTCGCCGCGGTTGTGGCACTGCTGTTGCCCGGGCTGGCCGATGCGGGCTTGCTGGCCGATCTGTACGCCGAGGCGTTGCGCACCGAACCAGGCTACCAGGCGGCCCTGAGCGATCGCGATGCGGCTTTGCAGGGCGTGCCCCTTCTGCGCGCTTCGATCCTGCCGCAACTCAGCCTTGACGGTTACTACTCGCACATCATCGACGACACGCAGCGCACGCGATTCCCCGGCTATGAACCGCAGGAACTGGATGCGGATATCTGGCAGCTGGGCCTGCGTCTGACCCAACCGGTTTTTGATTGGGCGGTGTTTGCCCGGCTGCGGCAGATTGATGCCACGGCTGCGGTGGCCGAGCTCACCCTGCGCGAGGCGCGCCAGCAGCTCATGCTGACCCTCAGCCGGCGTTATTTTGGCTGGCTGGGCGCGCTGGATGATCTGCGCCTGGCCACCGAGCAGAAGCAGGCCATCGCCGAGCAGCGCAAGGAAACTGCGGTGCGGGTGGAGACCGGCTACGCCACCGAAGCCGATTTGCAGCAGCTGATCGCTGCCTATGACAGCGCCGTGGCGGATGAATTGACGGCCGCAGCACGCCTGCGCTCGGCGCGGGAAGCGGTGCTCGAAGTGAGTGGTGTGGCACCACGTTTTCCGCAGCCGCTGGCACAGGATCTGCAAACTTTGCCACCCCAGCCGGCCCAGCCCGAGCAGTGGGTAGAGCGGGCCCTGGCCAACAACCTGGGTTTGCGTCTGGCCGAGCTCGATCTTGAGCGTGCGCGTGAGGACTACCAGGCGCAGCGCGGCGAACACATGCCCAGCCTGGCACTGGAAGTTGAACACCGCTGGCAGGACACCGCCGAGTTGCAGCTGGGTCGTGAGGCGGAGACCTCCAGCGCCTTGCTGCGTCTGCATGTGCCGCTGTTTTCCGGTGGTGGTACGTCGGCCAAGGTGCGCGCCAGCAGCCTCGGGCTGGATGCCGCGCAGTCACGCCTGCAGGCCCAGCGTCGCAGTGTGGTGCGAGCCACACGTGATGCCTACGATGGGGTGGTGACCGGCATTCAGCGTCTGCGCGCATCCGAGCAGAGCGTGGCTTCAAGCCAGGCTGCCCTTGAGGCTATTGCCGGTGGCTGGGAAAGTGGTATCCGGACCTCGGCCGAGCTGGTCGATGCGCGCAAGAACGTGTTCCAGGCCCAGCGCAATGCGGCGGCCGCTCGCTACGCCTTCCTGCTCAATGTGCTGGCTTTGCAGGAGGTTGTTGGCAGCCTCCAGGATCAGGATCTGCTGGCTCTGGACCAACGCCTGCTCAGCGCCGAATAA